Proteins encoded by one window of Rouxiella chamberiensis:
- the rhaD gene encoding rhamnulose-1-phosphate aldolase: protein MQSILSSWFVQGMVKATGDMWLKGWDERNGGNISLRLLEEEVAPFQADFVAEPRRIELTQPAPALGNCWFLVTGSGKFFRNVQLDPADSLVLLKVSADGLSYQIHWGLVNGGVPTSELASHFQSHCVRKQLTNGSDRVIMHCHATNFIALSYVLELDAARFTRQLWEGSTECLVVFPDGVGIVPWMVPGTDGIGEKTAEQMKSHSLVLWPFHGIFGAGPTLDETFGLIDTAEKSSEVLVKVISMGGMKQTISTQELIALGKRFGVTPWPEALHLDKRHVA, encoded by the coding sequence ATGCAAAGCATTCTTTCTTCGTGGTTTGTGCAGGGAATGGTGAAGGCCACCGGCGATATGTGGTTGAAGGGGTGGGACGAACGCAACGGCGGCAATATCAGCCTGCGTCTTCTCGAAGAGGAAGTGGCACCGTTCCAGGCCGATTTTGTTGCCGAACCGCGCCGCATCGAACTTACCCAGCCTGCGCCCGCGCTGGGCAACTGCTGGTTTCTGGTTACCGGCTCCGGCAAGTTTTTCCGCAACGTGCAGCTGGATCCGGCCGACAGTCTGGTGTTGCTGAAAGTCAGCGCGGACGGATTGTCGTATCAAATTCACTGGGGGCTGGTGAACGGCGGCGTGCCAACGTCCGAACTGGCCTCGCATTTCCAGTCGCACTGCGTGCGCAAACAGCTGACCAACGGCAGCGACCGCGTGATCATGCATTGTCACGCGACCAACTTTATTGCCCTGAGCTATGTGCTTGAGCTGGACGCCGCCCGTTTCACCCGCCAACTGTGGGAAGGCAGCACTGAATGTCTGGTGGTGTTCCCGGACGGCGTGGGGATTGTGCCGTGGATGGTTCCGGGCACCGACGGCATCGGCGAGAAAACCGCGGAGCAGATGAAATCGCACAGTCTGGTGCTATGGCCGTTCCACGGCATTTTTGGTGCAGGCCCTACGCTGGACGAGACGTTTGGTCTGATAGACACCGCCGAAAAGTCCTCGGAAGTGCTGGTAAAAGTCATCTCGATGGGCGGGATGAAGCAGACCATTTCCACACAGGAGCTTATCGCGCTCGGCAAACGTTTTGGCGTAACGCCGTGGCCCGAGGCGCTGCATCTGGATAAACGCCATGTTGCGTAA
- the rhaM gene encoding L-rhamnose mutarotase, with product MLRKAFVMQVHPHAHEEYARRHAPIWPELEQTLKAHGAHHYSIFLDDTRDLLFAVVEIESQARWDAVAQTEVCQRWWASMSELMPSNPDNSPVSQALKPVFYLE from the coding sequence ATGTTGCGTAAAGCCTTCGTCATGCAGGTTCATCCGCACGCGCATGAAGAGTATGCGCGGCGGCATGCGCCTATCTGGCCCGAGCTTGAACAGACGCTGAAAGCGCACGGCGCGCATCACTACAGCATTTTTCTGGATGACACCCGAGATTTGCTGTTTGCCGTGGTGGAAATCGAATCGCAGGCGCGCTGGGACGCCGTGGCGCAAACCGAAGTCTGCCAACGCTGGTGGGCTTCGATGAGCGAACTGATGCCGTCCAATCCGGATAACAGCCCGGTCAGTCAGGCACTGAAACCCGTGTTTTATCTTGAGTAA